A part of Haliotis asinina isolate JCU_RB_2024 chromosome 10, JCU_Hal_asi_v2, whole genome shotgun sequence genomic DNA contains:
- the LOC137297972 gene encoding phosphatidylcholine transfer protein-like, giving the protein MFSDEQYNQACKELLSQQVDEKDGWEYFVQSNDVTIYRLINKTSGLYEYKIYGYMKDVQPDICAKVYMDTEYRKKWDSYVNELQIEKTLDHEVIYWNINYPFFMSNRDYVFSRELREIDYENNKMWVVLAKSATSATFPERSGVIRVTDYFQSAALMTDGQSGTKAFMHYYDNPGGMIPTFLINWAAKTGVPQFLTTMQNACRGYEDYLQKASS; this is encoded by the exons ATGTTCTCCGATGAACAGTATAATCAAGCTTGCAAAGAGCTTTTATCGCAGCAGGTGGACGAAAAGGATGGTTGGGAATATTTCGTTCAGTCGAATGATGTCACAATCTACCGACTTATAAATAAG ACATCAGGGTTGTACGAGTACAAGATCTATGGCTACATGAAGGATGTGCAACCTGATATCTGTGCCAAAGTCTACATGGATACAGAATACAGGAAGAAGTGGGACAGTTATGTAAATG AGTTGCAGATAGAGAAAACCCTGGACCATGAAGTGATCTACTGGAACATCAACTACCCATTCTTTATGTCCAACAGAGAT TATGTGTTTTCACGAGAACTACGTGAGATTGACTATGAAAATAACAAGATGTGGGTGGTCCTGGCAAAGAGTGCTACCTCGGCAACATTTCCTGAGAGGTCTGGTGTCATCCGGGTCACAGACTACTTCCAGAGTGCTGCCCTCATGACTGATGGCCAGTCTGGAACTAAAG CCTTCATGCATTACTATGACAACCCTGGTGGTATGATCCCAACGTTCCTCATCAACTGGGCAGCCAAg ACTGGTGTGCCCCAGTTTCTAACGACCATGCAGAATGCTTGCCGTGGGTATGAAGATTATCTACAGAAGGCTTCCAGTTGA